In the genome of Arachis hypogaea cultivar Tifrunner chromosome 9, arahy.Tifrunner.gnm2.J5K5, whole genome shotgun sequence, the window ccttggtaccctatcatacgctttttccaaatcaataaacaccatgtgtagatcccttttattactacgatacctctccatcatccttcttaataggtatatcgcttcagtggtagatctgcctggcataaatccaaattggttctctgttacttgtgtctcttttctcaacctccgttctaatcatcattttatttctctttacaaATTAGAAGATTTTCCCGTTAAACAGAAAACAGTTTCCAATTCTTTAGCATCCATGTTTATTTTACCCTTTTGCTATTGATGGTGAAATATTTTCGAACATTTCTTGATTTTCTGTACTGGTATGAGGAGGAAGAGACAGGTGTTCATTATTCATACttattcattttctatttttcttagcCCAAAAGCTAGCTGGTCATTTCTCCATGAAATTGAGTCTCATATGGGTGCCTTGACATTCTATTGTTTAATCTTTATGTGTCAACACGTTTTACACATGTTTCTGTCTGTTATTCCATAACCTTCTTATTGGTAgttgtgtattattttttttttatactctGTTCATGGATTGCAGCGTTCTCTTGCTACCGACCTTCAGAACTTGTCTGTAGAGCTCCGCAAGAAACAATCAACATATTTGAAGCGCCTAAGGCAACAAAAGGAGGTtagagaatttatttatttaaatatttttctttttggtaacAAAGAAGTGAAAGATAATACAGTAGAGTTTATGTCTGAacaatttagcatcaatttagtaaATAGAAAGCTAATAtagtcaaaaattatattttattgtattctgttcataaacaatatatatttttttgttattttaatctgCATCTCTCATGTCTTACCATTTCAATTGTTCTTCATTGAATAGGTTTAGTCTCTATCATTTTTGGGCTTTAATCTTTGCTGCTGTGACTAATTTGAATTTTTATCCTTACTATTAAGTACTGgtacctatatttttttttatttttcatttgttaGATTTTAGTTCTTATTCAATATTCATCAAAAGTAAGGATTTGGCTCCTCTAAAGTGCTGGTTGCACACTTGCACTGTAGAACATCTAAACAATTAAGATATAAGCACATGCATAACTATCATATAATTTGAAaccatttattattttcttaaggAATCAAATGTTTCACtttattctctatttttcatgaaggattaacTCATATAGTTTGATACTTCAATTCTATTAACATTTTGGGTCCTTACCTGAAGAAAGCCAGTCTCAAAGATAGGAAAATATACTTATGTCctggaaaaaatataaaataaaataatgtggaTTAAAGTCAAATATTGACAGATAGAACCAAAATCTACTTTGATCCCTTCTTATTTTGCTATTAGCAAGTGGTTTCTCAATCATCCTTTATGTCAGCCAGCAATAGGAATAAATAAGGGCTTATATCCTGAAAATCAATAATGATCAAATTCAAACTAGTGACAACTGACAACCAGATCTACCTtgatcccttttttattttttattttttgcctaTTGACAAGTGATTTCTTATCTTCCTGTATGCCAATCAACAATTTGATTGTCCTTAGTTTTGGAGGAATATTATATTGAAGTAAGCAGTAAATATCCGGAAGATATCTCAATTACTAATGCCATAAATAGTACTAAATAACTTGTGGAAATTCTGTCTTGAAGTTTGGTACTGTCATTGTATGATGTTGCAGGGTCCAGACGGGGTTGATTTAGAGATCAACATGAATGGAAGTAAATCCACATATGAAGATGATGACCTGGATAATATGGTAATTCTTTTTTGCTTTTCATTTTGGATTTCTTCTCtttccctctctttttttttgggttCTTTTTTTTGTTCTGGGAGAAAAAAAAGGGGGAGGGGATCCTCAATTGTTATCCATATAGCCAGTACTGGCTGTGCTTTAATAAATTTTAACGATTTTTTTGCTGATACAATCAAGTTATGTGTGTTTAGATATTTAATGAACATCAAATGGCCAAGCTGAAGAAAACTGAAGCATTCACAgtggaaagagaaaaagaaattcaGCAGGTAGGCAAAACTTGCTATTAATGGTGTTTACTAATGTTGTGTTGGTTCTTCATGAGCTAAGTAATATATTCTTGTATTGATAGGTTGTAGAATCTGTAAACGAGCTTGCTCAAATTATGAAGGATTTATCAGTCCTAGTCATTGACCAGGTCAGCAGATACCATCCTTTAATTGGGAATTGAAAACTTTCTTATTCATAAGCCCTTGAGAAATTGACATTCTGTATGTATAGGGTACGATTGTTGATAGAATAGACTACAACATTCAGAATGTAGCCACTACAGTTGAAGATGGCCTTAAACAGCTTCAGAAGGTCCTACATCTCTTCCTTTCCTACTGTTTTAGCTAGACTATGTGTTTCATGCTCTCTCTTTAGTGCTTTCCACAATTTTCATCTCAGTTTCCGTACAATAACTATTTGGTTTATGGTACTTGCAGGCAGAGAGAAACCAGAAAAAGGGGGGCATGGTGATGTGTGCGACGGTGCTGCTCATCATGTGCCTTGTTATGTTGGTTCTATTAATCCTTAAGGAAATTATCTTGTGATTGATAGCGgtatttaatattatttcaaTATTGTGGTCACCTTTCATGGGTGCGACCTTTCTACTGATTCTACCTATTACTAGCTTGGATGTAGTTAGTAATGCAGCTTGTCTTAAGAGAGGACCAAGGAGTTTCAAAGTAGCCAAGGCACGTGTTCTGGATGAAGAGATCTGAAATTGATTCTTTTGCAACTTGTTAAGCCAGATTGGAGACAACGGTGGAGGTGTGTTAAGAGGCTTTTAAGTAATTAGATATTTGTGTGATACAATAGGAAAAGGATACATATGTAGCAGAAAATGTATAGTGTAGCAAAATGATCTTCTACTGAACATTCTTTTGCCTCCGGCAGCGGGTGCCGAGTTCCTtctcatgcattttttttttcatattctgCCAATTTTCCTAGGAAACTGTCTTCTTGTTCCTCTCATGCATCTTGCATTGAAAggggttataattttttttatatgaatatatTTCTAGAAATAAAATGGATGGGAATTCTGTGAGGTTCTAGTTGGAAATGATGATTTCGGGTATGAATGCAACATGTGCGCCTATATTGATGTGAAAGAGACATCTAGGGTCCTACATCTGTATGAACACAACATTTTTCATTTATCAGGCATTTTTGGCATATTGGAACATAAGAtgaacaaatattaaaaataattatcacaTGATCTGCTGTAGTGCTGTATGTAGCCAACAAATGAGTATGCCAGAGATCTAACCTAGCCGGGTTAACAAAATCTGCATTCAAAATTGCCGCATTTACGATTTGGCAGGCATCATCATTTTCAAGGGACAGGGAGGTTAAGATCTATGAAACTCTCTTCGAAGATTTGCAGAACTCTTAGCCGCGGCAGCAACCTTTTAGGTGTTGATTTCTTCTGCTTTTGCCATTGCTTTCATCGTGTTGTGTGCTCCATGGGTATGCTGCTTCCAGCGCAAATTGGGAAGCAATTCTTTTGCTCTTCTCGCAGAATGTGGAGATTTTAGGGTTTAGATGCAAAATACCCCCAAAGACAAACTATGTGATGAGATATGGCGGTGGTGAAAGATTGGAAATTGAGAGTGGAATTGAAATAGTTAaagtcataaaaaataatttgaaattttaaataatcttagTTTCAAAATTTTCATAAATCGGTTCCTATGTGATGAGATATGGCGGTGGTGAAAGATTGGAAATTGAGAGTGGAATTGAAATAGTTAaagtcataaaaaataatttgaaattttaaataatcttagTTTCAAAATTTTCATAAATCGGAGTACATTTTAATGAGGGAATACTCACATGATGA includes:
- the LOC112710753 gene encoding tlg2p-like protein a — protein: MATRNRTLLFRKHRDALKSVRAPSSSSLPSTSSAGGRGGAAGPVIELVSSSLLNPNRSYAPLSTDDPGSSSKDLNLVTVGLPPAWVDVSEEISANVQRARTKMAELAKAHAKALMPSFGDGKEEQRAIESLTYEITDLIKRSEKRLQRLSAGGPSEDSNVRKNVQRSLATDLQNLSVELRKKQSTYLKRLRQQKEGPDGVDLEINMNGSKSTYEDDDLDNMIFNEHQMAKLKKTEAFTVEREKEIQQVVESVNELAQIMKDLSVLVIDQGTIVDRIDYNIQNVATTVEDGLKQLQKAERNQKKGGMVMCATVLLIMCLVMLVLLILKEIIL